In a single window of the Labeo rohita strain BAU-BD-2019 chromosome 23, IGBB_LRoh.1.0, whole genome shotgun sequence genome:
- the rnf146 gene encoding E3 ubiquitin-protein ligase rnf146 has product MASCGEVNLSVDSLTSGKKVSGESVTEGSPSPSSPSLPIPECAICLQSCVHPVRLPCRHIFCFLCVKGASWHSKRCALCRGEVPEDFLERPTLLSPEELKASATGGRGTGTGGHAWYYEGRNGWWQYDERTSRELEDAFNKGKKSAEMLIAGFLYVADLENMVQYRRNEHGRRRRMKRDVVDIPKKGVAGLRLDPDPNPAAGTGTGTGTVPTAAPAVADLNGAVDGTTAERESSADGADTGGSGVRPQGVFAAAPVRPPTVLGGHLTSPASSSDIQLVQALSQLNMNPTEQEPEEEDADDEDDSAAPDASGYESESGTSEDEDEQAGDEGEDEHTEGSQGRHRLHQLDRPPPGGGPAHSSDRSGCPDGQCTVTKV; this is encoded by the coding sequence ATGGCTAGCTGCGGTGAGGTTAATCTTTCCGTGGACTCCCTGACTTCAGGCAAGAAGGTGAGTGGGGAGTCTGTGACGGAGGGAAGCCCGTCCCCTTCGTCTCCTTCTCTGCCCATTCCAGAGTGTGCAATCTGCCTGCAGAGCTGCGTCCATCCCGTACGCCTGCCATGCCGTCATATTTTCTGCTTCCTATGCGTGAAAGGAGCTTCCTGGCACAGCAAACGCTGCGCCCTCTGTAGAGGGGAAGTGCCTGAGGACTTCCTGGAGCGTCCCACTTTGCTCTCGCCTGAAGAGCTGAAGGCTTCAGCGACGGGCGGACGCGGTACAGGGACTGGTGGCCACGCGTGGTACTACGAAGGACGTAACGGATGGTGGCAGTACGACGAGCGGACTAGCCGAGAGCTAGAGGACGCGTTCAACAAGGGCAAGAAGAGCGCTGAGATGCTGATCGCCGGCTTCCTCTACGTAGCCGATTTGGAGAACATGGTGCAGTACAGGAGGAACGAACATGGCCGCAGGCGGAGGATGAAGAGGGATGTGGTGGACATTCCTAAAAAAGGCGTGGCCGGATTAAGACTCGATCCAGATCCCAATCCCGCAGCGGGAACAGGAACGGGAACAGGAACGGTTCCCACCGCAGCGCCCGCCGTTGCGGATTTAAACGGAGCAGTTGATGGCACCACAGCGGAGCGAGAGAGTTCGGCGGATGGAGCGGACACTGGAGGCAGCGGAGTACGTCCCCAAGGCGTCTTTGCTGCTGCTCCCGTAAGGCCGCCAACTGTCTTAGGTGGTCACCTGACCAGCCCTGCTTCCTCCAGTGATATTCAGCTTGTACAAGCTCTCTCCCAACTCAATATGAACCCCACTGAGCAAGAACCAGAAGAGGAAGATGCAGACGATGAAGACGATTCGGCCGCTCCGGACGCCTCGGGATACGAATCCGAGTCTGGCACGAGCGAGGATGAAGACGAGCAGGCTGGGGACGAAGGTGAAGACGAGCACACAGAAGGCTCCCAGGGTAGGCATAGACTGCATCAGTTGGACAGACCGCCCCCTGGTGGCGGCCCTGCGCATAGCAGCGATCGCTCGGGGTGCCCTGACGGTCAGTGCACCGTTACGAAGGTCTGA